The DNA window ATAGCCGCGCCGAATCCCGGCGCCGGCGACCATCGCCGTGTAGCAATAAGGCCAGTGATCGCGGCCGTCGTCGTTGTTGTTATTGCCCGAGGTGCTCACGCCACGTTGCGGACTGCGGCCGAACTCGCCTACGCAAACGACCAGCGTTTCGTCGAGCATGCCGCGGTCGTCCAGATCGGTCAGCAGCGCCGACAAGCCCGCATCAAGCATCGGTCCGGATTCGTTCTTCATCCGATTGGTCAGGCCCGTGTGCACATCCCAGGAGTGGGCGTTGCTGTTGGCCACTTTGGGCCAGACCACCTCGACCACGCGGGTGCCGGCTTCCACCAGGCGACGGGCCAGCAGGCAGCTCTGGCCAAATGTGTTGCGGCCGTACTGCTCGCGCAGGGCGTCGGTTTCCCGCGACAGGTCAAACGCTTCCCGAGCGCGGCCGGAGCTGATCAGATTCAGGGCCGACGCGTAGTATTCGTCCAGGTCGTAACTTTTGACGGCCTTGTCGATGACCGGCATCCCCTGGTTGATCAGGTCCCGCAGGCGGGCCCGGCGCTGCAGACGGGAGGAGGAAACCTCGGGCCGCAACTGCAGGTCGTCGACCTTGATGGAGTCCATCTTGGCCATGTTCATGTCGTCGCCGGCAGGGAACAGATAGTACGGGTCGTACGCTCTGCCCAGGAAACCGGCCGTGCCCGACTTGTTGACCACGTTGCTCTCCTGCAGAGGACGCGGCATCATCACAAAGGGGAGCATCGGTTCGGTCGGCGGCTTGAGCCGGATGATCTGCGAACCAAAGTTCGGAAAATCCTTCGGCGACGGCGGCTCCAGTTGCCCGGAGGGACTCACCTTGTCGGCCGTGTAGCCAGTGTGCATCTGATAGATGGCGGCCGTATGATTGAACAGCCCGACCGGCGTGTAGCTCATGGATCGCAGCAGGGTCACCTTGTCGGTCACCTGGGCGAACTTGGGCATCAGTTCGGTCAGGTCCATGCCGGGCACTTTGCTGGGGATGCGTTTGAATACGCTCCGCACATTATCCGGCACGTCGTCCTTGGGATCCCACAAATCCAGCTGGCTGGGACCGCCCTGCATGTACAGCAGGATCACGCTCTTGGCTTTGTTCCAACCGGGCGCTCCGGCGCCGGCCTGTTCGGCCGCCTGACCGCTACGGAGCGTCATCATTTGTCCCAGAGTCAAACCCATCATGGCCGATCCGCCCACGCGCAACAGGTCGCGGCGAGTCAGTCCCAGATGTTGGTCGCAAAGGTCTTTACCGCGCTGGCCAGGAATCACGAGCATGGAAAACTCCCCGGGAAAAGTCGGTGGTTCCAGCAATCCCTTCCCTGCACGCCTTGCACAAGGAAGCAACCAGCAATGGCTGGTGAAGATGGCTGGCAAAGTATCGAACCGCCGGAGAGACCGTACTCACGTCGGCGGATATTGATCGGTTCAGAAAACGCCAGTATGGGGAAATAAAGGGCGAAAGTCAAGTTTTCCTAAGCACTTAAGCACGCTCGCCCGGAATCGGCCTGTTCTGGCGAGGGACCCATTATGAAGTTTTCTGATTTCCGGCCGTGGTCGGTTTTTTAAACATCGTCAAACCGGAGGCGCCCCTCTACAATACCACCCATTGTAATGGCTTCCGTTTTCTCTTCCGAGGGCAACGATCATGGCGGCTTCCAAACGACTGTCCTTCGCCACCTGCAATCTGTTCAACACGAACGAACCCGGTCTGGCGATGTACCGGGATACAACCGGCTGGACCCCCGAGCAGTACGAGAAAAAGATCGACTGGCTGGGCCGCGCCCTGGCGATGGTCGATGCCGACGTGTGGGGGTTCCAGGAATTGTGGCACCACAAGTCGCTGGCCAATCTGTTTAAAAAGGCGAAGCTGACGTCGAAATACAAGCTGCTGGCTCCGCCCTCGCACCAAGGCGGCAAGATCATTTGCGCCGGGGCCGTGCGGAAAGAGATGCTGGTTGGTGAACCGGAATGGATCGTCAATTTCCCTGACCAGTTCGTCCTGTTCGGCAGCGGCGACGACCCGCAGACGCCGGAGATCTCGGTCTCCCTCAAAAGCTTTTCCCGGCCCGTGCTGCACTTCAAAATCCGACCGCTCGACGACAGCCCGGAAATCTCGGTCTTTGTCGCTCACCTGAAGTCGAAGATGCCCGCCCGCGTGGATACCGAACAATGGTTCAAAAGCGACAAGCCTTTCTATGGCCGGCATCGTGAAGGGCTGGGCGCGGCCCTGTCGACCATTCGCCGGACGGCCGAAGCTGCCGCGCTGCGCATGCTGCTGACAGAAGCGATGAAAGGGAACGATAACCCTGTGGTCGTGCTGGGCGACCTCAACGACGACAAACGCAGCAATACGCTCAACATCATTTCGGGGCAGCCCAACTA is part of the Lignipirellula cremea genome and encodes:
- a CDS encoding DUF1501 domain-containing protein, which gives rise to MLVIPGQRGKDLCDQHLGLTRRDLLRVGGSAMMGLTLGQMMTLRSGQAAEQAGAGAPGWNKAKSVILLYMQGGPSQLDLWDPKDDVPDNVRSVFKRIPSKVPGMDLTELMPKFAQVTDKVTLLRSMSYTPVGLFNHTAAIYQMHTGYTADKVSPSGQLEPPSPKDFPNFGSQIIRLKPPTEPMLPFVMMPRPLQESNVVNKSGTAGFLGRAYDPYYLFPAGDDMNMAKMDSIKVDDLQLRPEVSSSRLQRRARLRDLINQGMPVIDKAVKSYDLDEYYASALNLISSGRAREAFDLSRETDALREQYGRNTFGQSCLLARRLVEAGTRVVEVVWPKVANSNAHSWDVHTGLTNRMKNESGPMLDAGLSALLTDLDDRGMLDETLVVCVGEFGRSPQRGVSTSGNNNNDDGRDHWPYCYTAMVAGAGIRRGYVHGESDQTASAPVSDPMHPTELLATLYHSVGIDPQTIVYNHLNQPRELVKAKAVTSLFG
- a CDS encoding endonuclease/exonuclease/phosphatase family protein; amino-acid sequence: MAASKRLSFATCNLFNTNEPGLAMYRDTTGWTPEQYEKKIDWLGRALAMVDADVWGFQELWHHKSLANLFKKAKLTSKYKLLAPPSHQGGKIICAGAVRKEMLVGEPEWIVNFPDQFVLFGSGDDPQTPEISVSLKSFSRPVLHFKIRPLDDSPEISVFVAHLKSKMPARVDTEQWFKSDKPFYGRHREGLGAALSTIRRTAEAAALRMLLTEAMKGNDNPVVVLGDLNDDKRSNTLNIISGQPNYLMGFSTGGSDVDLYSAGTLQEYRSERDVYYTHVHQNSRESLDHILVSQEFYDNSRKRLWAFEGTEIMNDHLNRDDHKETGSTDHGIVKATFKFSPAKG